From the genome of Mixophyes fleayi isolate aMixFle1 chromosome 2, aMixFle1.hap1, whole genome shotgun sequence, one region includes:
- the AHDC1 gene encoding transcription factor Gibbin isoform X3, with the protein MRGPKHIESQGFDTDVSAAGLVPPTLENGDTPAEKHPPHPKEAERGRRVTLVCRHPRSRDHKYSGRSERQENSTAAALLEHQGEDARSQHSWGRSSKSFCRSSTGTPKLGVDGIIALLKSKCGNGRVNLQPVVRLMDIMKDLSQLSSDLQSSGVRLDYTHVVSPQSEPEDVEPGLQYSFFSSQSLACGLRSPEEKPSETLDKDPNSASPNPDSIESASSNVLRELAALAWMEPQPVENVQESEQEEMGSGKVEDITNTVRTGDSNDNKEGSSGDEQGDSKQESDESGEEQEENKQEEESGEEQAESNQEQGFQEESKQGEESSGEEQEENKREEESGEDQEETKQEEESSDEDQEEESVVKITEEGPEDVKSEVEQGNKMSQEVNLCIKEEERARDEDVKGESSDNKIVLEEYRKRVERYKGRESMVEPQVEEMPWMLPLFSATSETLRRTPFSSRGAHRFGLRGRRGDRPGRGRRRRPGRPRTSESSMSRAFVMPPYHRTPEEPRAYRPHEQNTLFPLPTLNQKPSAVEANVEQGPPQKPKRKGIRKMVVRIAKIPMPMGRRNKTSYKVSSFSSTLSVEGGELIGGTGPGPTSLLKMKNNGRNVVMVFPPGELPIILKRRRGRPPKNLVLAREAPPILLQPPPIEPALPPPPTPQPPPPIAEGEFVKKRRRRKQKLASPQPSYVADTNDSKSEYSDVLAKLAFLNRQSQGAGRTSPPRCWTPTLPESVHQAPETHNISQYLHRVQGYRRRGGRGGGPGRRGGCNSHNAELSRCSFSEFFEGIGKKKTKPRPVDPLKPRKRRQPKAEPDPNAKPKRKRRSRKNGALLGDIGGEAGLGYQGMSDWGGGGKGGPWMTQLSNSQSSGRHCTYQGSEHRNFSALHSGSPSRPGYYTGTGSMSQAEGGGQDHHGLFTGYFRSLLDSDDSSDLVDFSSVAQRQEARKSASTFSGSSASPNPRAIQSYSNSRGAKSSTQESPYQSSTAARQQFPTNRGNANYVSIAQQECRGSDAFQKLLSRSPTSQNTGCFGQFSGFSGSTAQNLPGHGIFAPNKQYPAPPDCLGNKDCSFSFSGGGNSLPSSPGSAHSSTSFSQQQQLPAVGSGTNMSKNPFFNTSELPPFPPLRSESRSGTSSPAGYMMPKVSGPMFPGENNRTFPGSVGTGQWGFRQGFSQSDWGSENFGQLYGPGFDCHMTEPNVILDISNYTPQKAKQNTDNMSESSSDSTQYTQPGAGYRRANSEASSSEGQSSLSSLEKLMMDWNDTSSAPGYSWNQTVLFHQTAKPGRGRRKKADIFEPSHQHHHHLGFSSSSPSSSSSSAAAPPAGFPTKRGGGPRGPRGGRGGSCAANKKERGSGKAKFSPKPPAPPPSSSVSSLFQDTSDLGLDCYSGDSSMSPLPSHSRAYGVGEREPPCDFSGPYSMNPSTPSDGTFGFQSDSPGLGPPSTELDPGKHFSHLTTVGNTNTGAPHPPPPPGLGYDHPLQDSPFSPNCSPTLELRPGEGRKLVPPPHSSCDPLKHSLPPHLPSCREQLTPQPSTHHRYDPPSCKNAGYWYPPRSPPYDGKGGLLSDFMGRRGEGVSCLSPHIPSPKRDKETLDIVRGHHRASYPCPLLNDITHSPVQRDSMVQLQDTYRYPAFPPQGPPVLSPPNLKGGFLGPENIPEDNFTVTSL; encoded by the exons ATGTCAGTGCTGCTGGCCTTGTTCCCCCTACCCTGGAAAATGGAGACACTCCTGCTGAGAAGCACCCTCCACACCCAAAGGAGGCCGAGAGGGGCCGCAGAGTGACCCTGGTGTGCAGACACCCGCGTTCAAG AGACCACAAGTACAGCGGGAGAAGTGAAAGGCAAGAAA ATTCTACGGCTGCTGCCCTCCTTGAACACCAAGGTGAAGACGCCAGATCCCAGCATTCTTGGGGTCGTTCAAGCAAATCTTTCTGCCGTTCATCAACAGGAACCCCCAAGCTAGGTGTTGATGGAATAATTGCCCTACTGAAAAGTAAATGTGGCAATGGTCGTGTCAATCTTCAGCCAGTTGTACGTTTGATGGATATCATGAAGGACCTTAGCCAGTTGTCCAGTGACCTACAATCCAGTGGTGTCCGTCTTGATTATACCCATGTGGTCAGTCCTCAATCAGAGCCTGAGGATGTAGAGCCAGGATTACAGTACAGCTTCTTTTCTTCTCAAAGCCTTGCTTGTGGACTGCGAAGCCCTGAAGAAAAACCCTCTGAGACATTGGATAAAGATCCAAACTCTGCTTCACCCAACCCAGactcaattgaatctgccagtTCAAATGTCCTTAGAGAGTTAGCAGCCCTTGCCTGGATGGAACCACAGCCAGTGGAAAATGTGCAGGAGAGTGAACAGGAAGAGATGGGTAGCGGGAAAGTGGAGGACATTACAAACACAGTAAGGACAGGGGACAGCAATGATAATAAAGAGGGGTCATCAGGGGATGAGCAGGGTGATAGTAAGCAGGAATCAGATGAATCTGGGGAAGAGCAGGAAGAAAATAAACAGGAAGAGGAATCTGGTGAGGAGCAGGCGGAGAGTAATCAGGAACAGGGTTTTCAGGAAGAGAGTAAACAGGGAGAGGAGTCCTCAGGGGAGGAGCAAGAGGAGAATAAACGGGAAGAAGAATCTGGGGAAGATCAGGAGGAAACTAAACAGGAAGAAGAGTCATCAGATGAGGATCAGGAAGAGGAGTCTGTAGTCAAAATTACAGAGGAGGGCCCAGAAGATGTAAAATCTGAAGTGGAGCAGGGTAACAAAATGAGCCAGGAGGTAAATTTGTGTATTAAAGAGGAAGAGAGGGCAAGAGATGAGGATGTCAAAGGAGAGTCATCAGATAACAAAATTGTGTTAGAAGAGTACAGGAAAAGGGTAGAGAGATATAAAGGAAGGGAAAGTATGGTAGAGCCACAGGTGGAAGAAATGCCCTGGATGCTTCCCCTTTTTTCTGCAACATCAGAAACCCTTAGACGAACTCCATTTTCTAGCCGAGGAGCCCACAGGTTTGGTCTCAGAGGCCGCAGAGGTGATAGACCTGGCAGAGGTCGTCGGAGAAGACCTGGAAGACCACGAACATCTGAGAGCAGTATGTCTCGTGCATTTGTGATGCCTCCCTACCATCGGACACCAGAAGAGCCCAGGGCTTATAGGCCCCATGAACAAAATACACTATTTCCACTTCCAACTCTTAATCAGAAGCCTTCTGCAGTAGAAGCCAACGTGGAACAGGGCCCTCCACAAAAACCAAAACGCAAAGGCATACGCAAGATGGTGGTGCGGATTGCCAAAATACCAATGCCAATGGGAAGGAGAAACAAAACAAGTTATAAAGTGTCGTCATTCAGTAGTACTCTCAGTGTTGAAGGAGGAGAACTGATTGGTGGGACAGGCCCAGGTCCCACCTCTCttcttaaaatgaaaaacaatggTCGCAATGTTGTAATGGTATTTCCACCAGGCGAGCTTCCGATCATCCTCAAAAGGCGACGAGGCCGGCCACCCAAAAACCTGGTGCTGGCTAGAGAAGCCCCACCTATACTGCTTCAGCCCCCACCTATTGAACCTGCATTACCACCTCCACCAACTCCCCAGCCACCCCCACCCATTGCAGAAGGAGAGTTTGTGaagaaaaggaggaggaggaagcagAAATTGGCATCACCCCAGCCCTCCTATGTGGCAGACACTAATGATAGCAAGTCTGAATATAGTGATGTACTGGCGAAGCTTGCATTTCTAAACCGTCAAAGTCAAGGGGCAGGACGCACCTCTCCACCTCGTTGTTGGACACCGACACTGCCAGAATCTGTACACCAGGCCCCTGAAACTCATAATATCTCCCAATACTTGCACAGAGTCCAGGGATACCGGAGAAGAGGAGGGCGTGGAGGAGGGCCAGGTCGCAGAGGAGGATGCAATAGTCACAATGCAGAACTTTCTCGCTGTTCGTTTAGTGAATTCTTTGAAGGAATTGGAAAGAAAAAGACAAAGCCAAGACCTGTTGATCCTTTAAAGCCACGTAAGCGTAGACAGCCAAAGGCTGAACCAGACCCCAATGCAAAACCCAAACGTAAGAGGCGGTCTAGAAAAAATGGTGCACTTCTTGGTGACATTGGGGGAGAAGCTGGCTTAGGATACCAAGGTATGTCTGATTGGGGTGGTGGGGGTAAGGGTGGGCCATGGATGACACAGCTTTCCAACAGTCAATCAAGTGGCCGACATTGTACATACCAAGGATCTGAGCACAGAAACTTTTCTGCCTTGCACAGTGGATCCCCATCTCGTCCAGGTTACTATACTGGAACTGGATCAATGTCTCAGGCAGAAGGTGGAGGGCAGGATCATCATGGTCTGTTTACAGGCTATTTCCGGTCTCTTTTGGACTCTGATGACTCTTCAGACCTAGTAGATTTTTCGTCTGTCGCACAGAGACAAGAAGCAAGAAAATCTGCGTCTACCTTTTCTGGATCATCAGCCTCCCCAAACCCAAGGGCTATCCAGTCCTACTCCAATTCCCGGGGTGCAAAATCTAGCACACAGGAATCACCATACCAAAGTTCAACAGCTGCCAGACAACAATTTCCTACAAACCGGGGAAATGCAAATTATGTATCAATTGCACAACAAGAATGCCGTGGATCAGATGCCTTTCAGAAGCTTTTGTCACGTTCTCCCACCTCCCAAAATACTGGATGCTTTGGTCAATTTAGTGGTTTTTCTGGATCTACTGCACAGAACTTGCCTGGCCATGGGATATTTGCACCAAACAAGCAGTATCCAGCCCCCCCTGACTGTTTAGGTAACAAGGATTGCAGCTTTTCCTTCAGTGGTGGTGGTAATAGCCTCCCTTCATCACCAGGCAGTGCCCATAGTAGCACTAGCTTTAGTCAGCAACAACAGCTGCCAGCAGTAGGGTCAGGTACTAACATGTCTAAAAATCCCTTTTTCAACACATCGGAATTGCCACCTTTCCCACCACTTAGGAGTGAAAGCCGCTCAGGCACATCCTCACCAGCTGGATACATGATGCCCAAAGTCTCTGGTCCAATGTTTCCTGGCGAAAACAACCGCACCTTTCCAGGATCTGTAGGGACAGGGCAGTGGGGATTTCGACAAGGATTTAGTCAGTCCGATTGGGGCTCTGAAAACTTTGGCCAACTTTATGGTCCCGGTTTTGATTGCCACATGACAGAACCCAATGTTATCTTGGACATCAGTAACTATACACCACAGAAGGCCAAACAAAACACTGACAACATGTCAGAGTCATCCTCTGACAGCACACAGTACACTCAACCTGGTGCTGGCTACCGCAGGGCCAACAGTGAAGCTTCATCCAGTGAAGGTCAATCGAGTCTCTCCAGCCTTGAAAAACTAATGATGGACTGGAATGATACATCATCTGCACCAGGATACAGTTGGAACCAGACTGTCCTCTTCCACCAAACAGCAAAACCTGGCAGAGGCCGCAGGAAGAAAGCAGACATATTTGAGCCATCtcaccaacaccaccatcatcTAGGCTTTTCATCATCCTCcccatcttcctcctcatcgtctGCTGCTGCACCCCCAGCAGGCTTTCCGACCAAGAGAGGTGGGGGACCCAGGGGCCCAAGGGGTGGAAGAGGTGGGAGCTGTGCAGCCAACAAGAAAGAGAGAGGATCAGGCAAGGCCAAATTTTCCCCAAAACCACCTGCTCCACCACCATCCTCCTCAGTCAGTTCCCTCTTTCAGGATACATCAGATTTAGGACTGGACTGCTATAGTGGGGATAGCAGCATGTCACCTCTGCCCTCCCACTCGCGGGCGTATGGGGTGGGTGAGAGGGAGCCTCCTTGTGATTTCTCTGGACCCTATTCCATGAATCCATCTACCCCTTCTGATGGCACGTTTGGCTTCCAGAGTGACTCTCCAGGGCTGGGCCCTCCGTCCACAGAGCTTGATCCTGGTAAACACTTCTCCCATCTCACTACAGTTGGCAACACCAACACTGGTGCCCCTCATCCTCCACCACCACCTGGTCTGGGTTATGATCACCCACTACAGGACTCTCCCTTCTCCCCCAATTGCTCCCCTACTCTTGAGTTACGGCCAGGGGAGGGAAGAAAGCTTGTGCCCCCTCCCCACTCATCTTGTGATCCCTTGAAACACAGCCTGCCTCCCCACTTACCCTCTTGCAGGGAGCAGCTGACTCCCCAACCTTCAACGCATCACCGCTATGACCCACCCAGCTGCAAGAATGCCGGTTATTGGTACCCACCCCGCAGCCCCCCTTATGATGGTAAGGGTGGGTTACTCTCGGACTTCATGGGCAGACGGGGAGAGGGAGTGTCCTGTCTGAGTCCCCACATCCCAAGCCCCAAAAGAGACAAAGAGACGCTGGACATTGTAAGGGGACATCATAGAGCCTCATACCCCTGCCCCTTGCTCAATGATATTACCCATTCCCCTGTGCAGAGAGACTCCATGGTGCAGCTCCAGGATACCTATCGTTACCCAGCCTTTCCCCCCCAGGGTCCCCCAGTCCTGTCACCCCCTAATCTGAAGGGTGGCTTCTTGGGACCCGAGAACATCCCAGAGGACAACTTCACGGTCACCTCCCTCTAG
- the AHDC1 gene encoding transcription factor Gibbin isoform X1, giving the protein MMGFAANRSEGEVPGKNITLIYTYLHLHSREELEVAERREQDVSAAGLVPPTLENGDTPAEKHPPHPKEAERGRRVTLVCRHPRSRDHKYSGRSERQENSTAAALLEHQGEDARSQHSWGRSSKSFCRSSTGTPKLGVDGIIALLKSKCGNGRVNLQPVVRLMDIMKDLSQLSSDLQSSGVRLDYTHVVSPQSEPEDVEPGLQYSFFSSQSLACGLRSPEEKPSETLDKDPNSASPNPDSIESASSNVLRELAALAWMEPQPVENVQESEQEEMGSGKVEDITNTVRTGDSNDNKEGSSGDEQGDSKQESDESGEEQEENKQEEESGEEQAESNQEQGFQEESKQGEESSGEEQEENKREEESGEDQEETKQEEESSDEDQEEESVVKITEEGPEDVKSEVEQGNKMSQEVNLCIKEEERARDEDVKGESSDNKIVLEEYRKRVERYKGRESMVEPQVEEMPWMLPLFSATSETLRRTPFSSRGAHRFGLRGRRGDRPGRGRRRRPGRPRTSESSMSRAFVMPPYHRTPEEPRAYRPHEQNTLFPLPTLNQKPSAVEANVEQGPPQKPKRKGIRKMVVRIAKIPMPMGRRNKTSYKVSSFSSTLSVEGGELIGGTGPGPTSLLKMKNNGRNVVMVFPPGELPIILKRRRGRPPKNLVLAREAPPILLQPPPIEPALPPPPTPQPPPPIAEGEFVKKRRRRKQKLASPQPSYVADTNDSKSEYSDVLAKLAFLNRQSQGAGRTSPPRCWTPTLPESVHQAPETHNISQYLHRVQGYRRRGGRGGGPGRRGGCNSHNAELSRCSFSEFFEGIGKKKTKPRPVDPLKPRKRRQPKAEPDPNAKPKRKRRSRKNGALLGDIGGEAGLGYQGMSDWGGGGKGGPWMTQLSNSQSSGRHCTYQGSEHRNFSALHSGSPSRPGYYTGTGSMSQAEGGGQDHHGLFTGYFRSLLDSDDSSDLVDFSSVAQRQEARKSASTFSGSSASPNPRAIQSYSNSRGAKSSTQESPYQSSTAARQQFPTNRGNANYVSIAQQECRGSDAFQKLLSRSPTSQNTGCFGQFSGFSGSTAQNLPGHGIFAPNKQYPAPPDCLGNKDCSFSFSGGGNSLPSSPGSAHSSTSFSQQQQLPAVGSGTNMSKNPFFNTSELPPFPPLRSESRSGTSSPAGYMMPKVSGPMFPGENNRTFPGSVGTGQWGFRQGFSQSDWGSENFGQLYGPGFDCHMTEPNVILDISNYTPQKAKQNTDNMSESSSDSTQYTQPGAGYRRANSEASSSEGQSSLSSLEKLMMDWNDTSSAPGYSWNQTVLFHQTAKPGRGRRKKADIFEPSHQHHHHLGFSSSSPSSSSSSAAAPPAGFPTKRGGGPRGPRGGRGGSCAANKKERGSGKAKFSPKPPAPPPSSSVSSLFQDTSDLGLDCYSGDSSMSPLPSHSRAYGVGEREPPCDFSGPYSMNPSTPSDGTFGFQSDSPGLGPPSTELDPGKHFSHLTTVGNTNTGAPHPPPPPGLGYDHPLQDSPFSPNCSPTLELRPGEGRKLVPPPHSSCDPLKHSLPPHLPSCREQLTPQPSTHHRYDPPSCKNAGYWYPPRSPPYDGKGGLLSDFMGRRGEGVSCLSPHIPSPKRDKETLDIVRGHHRASYPCPLLNDITHSPVQRDSMVQLQDTYRYPAFPPQGPPVLSPPNLKGGFLGPENIPEDNFTVTSL; this is encoded by the exons ATGTCAGTGCTGCTGGCCTTGTTCCCCCTACCCTGGAAAATGGAGACACTCCTGCTGAGAAGCACCCTCCACACCCAAAGGAGGCCGAGAGGGGCCGCAGAGTGACCCTGGTGTGCAGACACCCGCGTTCAAG AGACCACAAGTACAGCGGGAGAAGTGAAAGGCAAGAAA ATTCTACGGCTGCTGCCCTCCTTGAACACCAAGGTGAAGACGCCAGATCCCAGCATTCTTGGGGTCGTTCAAGCAAATCTTTCTGCCGTTCATCAACAGGAACCCCCAAGCTAGGTGTTGATGGAATAATTGCCCTACTGAAAAGTAAATGTGGCAATGGTCGTGTCAATCTTCAGCCAGTTGTACGTTTGATGGATATCATGAAGGACCTTAGCCAGTTGTCCAGTGACCTACAATCCAGTGGTGTCCGTCTTGATTATACCCATGTGGTCAGTCCTCAATCAGAGCCTGAGGATGTAGAGCCAGGATTACAGTACAGCTTCTTTTCTTCTCAAAGCCTTGCTTGTGGACTGCGAAGCCCTGAAGAAAAACCCTCTGAGACATTGGATAAAGATCCAAACTCTGCTTCACCCAACCCAGactcaattgaatctgccagtTCAAATGTCCTTAGAGAGTTAGCAGCCCTTGCCTGGATGGAACCACAGCCAGTGGAAAATGTGCAGGAGAGTGAACAGGAAGAGATGGGTAGCGGGAAAGTGGAGGACATTACAAACACAGTAAGGACAGGGGACAGCAATGATAATAAAGAGGGGTCATCAGGGGATGAGCAGGGTGATAGTAAGCAGGAATCAGATGAATCTGGGGAAGAGCAGGAAGAAAATAAACAGGAAGAGGAATCTGGTGAGGAGCAGGCGGAGAGTAATCAGGAACAGGGTTTTCAGGAAGAGAGTAAACAGGGAGAGGAGTCCTCAGGGGAGGAGCAAGAGGAGAATAAACGGGAAGAAGAATCTGGGGAAGATCAGGAGGAAACTAAACAGGAAGAAGAGTCATCAGATGAGGATCAGGAAGAGGAGTCTGTAGTCAAAATTACAGAGGAGGGCCCAGAAGATGTAAAATCTGAAGTGGAGCAGGGTAACAAAATGAGCCAGGAGGTAAATTTGTGTATTAAAGAGGAAGAGAGGGCAAGAGATGAGGATGTCAAAGGAGAGTCATCAGATAACAAAATTGTGTTAGAAGAGTACAGGAAAAGGGTAGAGAGATATAAAGGAAGGGAAAGTATGGTAGAGCCACAGGTGGAAGAAATGCCCTGGATGCTTCCCCTTTTTTCTGCAACATCAGAAACCCTTAGACGAACTCCATTTTCTAGCCGAGGAGCCCACAGGTTTGGTCTCAGAGGCCGCAGAGGTGATAGACCTGGCAGAGGTCGTCGGAGAAGACCTGGAAGACCACGAACATCTGAGAGCAGTATGTCTCGTGCATTTGTGATGCCTCCCTACCATCGGACACCAGAAGAGCCCAGGGCTTATAGGCCCCATGAACAAAATACACTATTTCCACTTCCAACTCTTAATCAGAAGCCTTCTGCAGTAGAAGCCAACGTGGAACAGGGCCCTCCACAAAAACCAAAACGCAAAGGCATACGCAAGATGGTGGTGCGGATTGCCAAAATACCAATGCCAATGGGAAGGAGAAACAAAACAAGTTATAAAGTGTCGTCATTCAGTAGTACTCTCAGTGTTGAAGGAGGAGAACTGATTGGTGGGACAGGCCCAGGTCCCACCTCTCttcttaaaatgaaaaacaatggTCGCAATGTTGTAATGGTATTTCCACCAGGCGAGCTTCCGATCATCCTCAAAAGGCGACGAGGCCGGCCACCCAAAAACCTGGTGCTGGCTAGAGAAGCCCCACCTATACTGCTTCAGCCCCCACCTATTGAACCTGCATTACCACCTCCACCAACTCCCCAGCCACCCCCACCCATTGCAGAAGGAGAGTTTGTGaagaaaaggaggaggaggaagcagAAATTGGCATCACCCCAGCCCTCCTATGTGGCAGACACTAATGATAGCAAGTCTGAATATAGTGATGTACTGGCGAAGCTTGCATTTCTAAACCGTCAAAGTCAAGGGGCAGGACGCACCTCTCCACCTCGTTGTTGGACACCGACACTGCCAGAATCTGTACACCAGGCCCCTGAAACTCATAATATCTCCCAATACTTGCACAGAGTCCAGGGATACCGGAGAAGAGGAGGGCGTGGAGGAGGGCCAGGTCGCAGAGGAGGATGCAATAGTCACAATGCAGAACTTTCTCGCTGTTCGTTTAGTGAATTCTTTGAAGGAATTGGAAAGAAAAAGACAAAGCCAAGACCTGTTGATCCTTTAAAGCCACGTAAGCGTAGACAGCCAAAGGCTGAACCAGACCCCAATGCAAAACCCAAACGTAAGAGGCGGTCTAGAAAAAATGGTGCACTTCTTGGTGACATTGGGGGAGAAGCTGGCTTAGGATACCAAGGTATGTCTGATTGGGGTGGTGGGGGTAAGGGTGGGCCATGGATGACACAGCTTTCCAACAGTCAATCAAGTGGCCGACATTGTACATACCAAGGATCTGAGCACAGAAACTTTTCTGCCTTGCACAGTGGATCCCCATCTCGTCCAGGTTACTATACTGGAACTGGATCAATGTCTCAGGCAGAAGGTGGAGGGCAGGATCATCATGGTCTGTTTACAGGCTATTTCCGGTCTCTTTTGGACTCTGATGACTCTTCAGACCTAGTAGATTTTTCGTCTGTCGCACAGAGACAAGAAGCAAGAAAATCTGCGTCTACCTTTTCTGGATCATCAGCCTCCCCAAACCCAAGGGCTATCCAGTCCTACTCCAATTCCCGGGGTGCAAAATCTAGCACACAGGAATCACCATACCAAAGTTCAACAGCTGCCAGACAACAATTTCCTACAAACCGGGGAAATGCAAATTATGTATCAATTGCACAACAAGAATGCCGTGGATCAGATGCCTTTCAGAAGCTTTTGTCACGTTCTCCCACCTCCCAAAATACTGGATGCTTTGGTCAATTTAGTGGTTTTTCTGGATCTACTGCACAGAACTTGCCTGGCCATGGGATATTTGCACCAAACAAGCAGTATCCAGCCCCCCCTGACTGTTTAGGTAACAAGGATTGCAGCTTTTCCTTCAGTGGTGGTGGTAATAGCCTCCCTTCATCACCAGGCAGTGCCCATAGTAGCACTAGCTTTAGTCAGCAACAACAGCTGCCAGCAGTAGGGTCAGGTACTAACATGTCTAAAAATCCCTTTTTCAACACATCGGAATTGCCACCTTTCCCACCACTTAGGAGTGAAAGCCGCTCAGGCACATCCTCACCAGCTGGATACATGATGCCCAAAGTCTCTGGTCCAATGTTTCCTGGCGAAAACAACCGCACCTTTCCAGGATCTGTAGGGACAGGGCAGTGGGGATTTCGACAAGGATTTAGTCAGTCCGATTGGGGCTCTGAAAACTTTGGCCAACTTTATGGTCCCGGTTTTGATTGCCACATGACAGAACCCAATGTTATCTTGGACATCAGTAACTATACACCACAGAAGGCCAAACAAAACACTGACAACATGTCAGAGTCATCCTCTGACAGCACACAGTACACTCAACCTGGTGCTGGCTACCGCAGGGCCAACAGTGAAGCTTCATCCAGTGAAGGTCAATCGAGTCTCTCCAGCCTTGAAAAACTAATGATGGACTGGAATGATACATCATCTGCACCAGGATACAGTTGGAACCAGACTGTCCTCTTCCACCAAACAGCAAAACCTGGCAGAGGCCGCAGGAAGAAAGCAGACATATTTGAGCCATCtcaccaacaccaccatcatcTAGGCTTTTCATCATCCTCcccatcttcctcctcatcgtctGCTGCTGCACCCCCAGCAGGCTTTCCGACCAAGAGAGGTGGGGGACCCAGGGGCCCAAGGGGTGGAAGAGGTGGGAGCTGTGCAGCCAACAAGAAAGAGAGAGGATCAGGCAAGGCCAAATTTTCCCCAAAACCACCTGCTCCACCACCATCCTCCTCAGTCAGTTCCCTCTTTCAGGATACATCAGATTTAGGACTGGACTGCTATAGTGGGGATAGCAGCATGTCACCTCTGCCCTCCCACTCGCGGGCGTATGGGGTGGGTGAGAGGGAGCCTCCTTGTGATTTCTCTGGACCCTATTCCATGAATCCATCTACCCCTTCTGATGGCACGTTTGGCTTCCAGAGTGACTCTCCAGGGCTGGGCCCTCCGTCCACAGAGCTTGATCCTGGTAAACACTTCTCCCATCTCACTACAGTTGGCAACACCAACACTGGTGCCCCTCATCCTCCACCACCACCTGGTCTGGGTTATGATCACCCACTACAGGACTCTCCCTTCTCCCCCAATTGCTCCCCTACTCTTGAGTTACGGCCAGGGGAGGGAAGAAAGCTTGTGCCCCCTCCCCACTCATCTTGTGATCCCTTGAAACACAGCCTGCCTCCCCACTTACCCTCTTGCAGGGAGCAGCTGACTCCCCAACCTTCAACGCATCACCGCTATGACCCACCCAGCTGCAAGAATGCCGGTTATTGGTACCCACCCCGCAGCCCCCCTTATGATGGTAAGGGTGGGTTACTCTCGGACTTCATGGGCAGACGGGGAGAGGGAGTGTCCTGTCTGAGTCCCCACATCCCAAGCCCCAAAAGAGACAAAGAGACGCTGGACATTGTAAGGGGACATCATAGAGCCTCATACCCCTGCCCCTTGCTCAATGATATTACCCATTCCCCTGTGCAGAGAGACTCCATGGTGCAGCTCCAGGATACCTATCGTTACCCAGCCTTTCCCCCCCAGGGTCCCCCAGTCCTGTCACCCCCTAATCTGAAGGGTGGCTTCTTGGGACCCGAGAACATCCCAGAGGACAACTTCACGGTCACCTCCCTCTAG